accgagtagaaagcggaagaaggaagagtatgtggaagagaagggagatgagtggtgaaatttgtgaaggggaaaagctctatttataggaaaaaccaaatactattctaccttccatttacaattctaccctcatttttctatttcacctaccaacactattatacctaccattaactattctacattccatttacaattctaccctcattttactataccaatactattatacctaccattaactattctacctaccaatactattattccttccatttactatcctattatttcaccaattaccattctctaattaccactcttcgtaacaccataaatttcccaagaattaaaatcattggctaaaataaatattaaaataacatcatcatcaaaataatctatttaaataactttgaaaattctaggGCGCTACACCATGAGTACTCGCcaaagcttgcaataagtcctcaagcatctcgtGGATCAAATCCTCCAAGATAACCGGATGCTTTCCGATATCCATCTTAtactaaactatctataacagcataattgtacatatggagaaaaaagggaaataatacaagggtaagttcgacgacttagtgagtataaatgcacatgacgtacccgtcattaaatagtgaactcagttgttcataaagcacatgcaacattatgatacgacagtttatcatggatgtgatatagatataatatatgcttataatcatgagtaacagtaatagttcaaccaTATGGtttacccaagatattacccttTTTCAGTAGGGTTGatgctgtcccgagggacctgtaatacaataccggtgccccagatattgtacgctaccatacataacattagtggcacgaccaaGTTTGACcacgggtggcccacaccactaatagTGTTGTcatatagtgaccatccattagggaatggttgcgcctggtcacgaaaccattggatccaaagcccacacatacacacatttgaccataaagttaacctgtatagtaagcctatggccgttatcccacatgtaccggtgtaccatgtcatatgatgcaattaatcttatccgttTTTTACATGCATGGTTTTACAATTCTCATCATTATCATGctaatcaacatacgttttctcaaaagagagttcacagtagttctaaaatgtatttcatgagagttgcaaaatatgcatgtttgatatatatataaaatagtcgtgcaatgcgaaaaagtaacaacaagcatccatgtgagtttgtactcactcgGGTCATAAGGCATCTCCATAAAATTCCCtcgaggctccataacctcgaatactgagatAAGActtatcattagttctaaattcaactaaaacgaacctagaacatgaaaacagaggctatcaGACGACTGGCAAAAGTGGCGTTCACTGGAACACTTATGACCGAATGTTCGGGTCTATGGCTGAAAGTCTGCCCAGAAGGCTCGTACGTCCAGTCTCGTGGCCGTACATCCGCCCAGAAGGTTCAGgtggaacctcatttggttcaaccgtcctcATTTGgctcctatctcaaaacaacacctcCACGCAAAATGAAAGATCcccaacaagaattaaatgCTAATCCATGCTTAAACtaagattaagggcaacaacataactagaagctcaaaactaccaactaagctaactatgaaaaacagttaaacaacataacaactaagtaaggaaTAAACTAAGCtcagaagattacctccttgaagcaaaaccttcaagaaatctctcattctcctccaACAACTCTAacaactcacaaaatcactcaagcAGGGTTTCTAGAGGGTAACAGAGGCAGAATAAGGCTTAAGGGTCGAGtggggaggggtatttataggattgGAAAGCCTGTGGGCGCTGTTGGAAAAGCCCTAAAAAGTAGAGTACGTCTGCGTACTGTTCACCCCATGGACCAAAGGCTGCATTGTACGTATGGGCATTGACCGGCAGTCAACCAAAAAGTAGAGTACGTctggtactattggggcgtacgttCAGTACTATTTGTAGAGTACGACGTACTATTGACAGAGTATATCCGATGGTTCCCAGGCATACGTCCGCATACTATTTGTACTATTTGTAgagtacgtccggtactattgaGAGTATGTTCggtcaaaaagtttaaaattctcaaaatgcccttccaactgttcctagtgacccaaaactcaaattaaccccctaactaagctacctaagcttagttacttatttgggtcactacaattAATGTGTCATACATGTGGTTGTTTTGTTATGATAGTgtaagtaacatatatatattattcattcaCTTTGTAAGATGTCTTTGAAGTTAGTGTTTGAGGTTAGTTATGGGGGTAGGTTCGACCAGAGGTTTGGTTGTGAGTATGTGGGTGGTCAAGTTTCTGTTCACAATGAGAGTTATGACCCTAACcacttgtcattttttttttttttttttgaattggaagATTTTTCTAGAAACTACAGGTATAAGTTAGGGGATTAATGTACTTCAGAGAACCTGACAAGATTTTAGTAGGTAGTTTGCACTTAATAACCTCAGATGACGATGTCATGTATATGGTTGACTACCATACCAGGCACTTTATTGTGCATTTATATATTGTGTGTTTTGGAGATGGTCAGGGTGATAAGGTGGAgtctgaagaagatgatgatgaagaagaagtgAGGGTTGATTTCAATGACCCTTGGTGGAAAGACAAGGTTAGTGATGATGAAGATTTATTTAATGTAGATGTTGATTTAGACGATAATAGAGCTGAAACTAGTGGTGCAGCTCAAAGTGGCGATGGTGATGTTGATTGTGATAATGAGAATGAgggtgatgaagaagatgagagtGATGATGAGGCCCATCCAAGTAGTGATGGTGTTAGGTCCAAAAGTGGTTCTAAGAAGAAGGGAacatttgaagcattagaaGATGATGACACTAACTCAGAAATGGGTAGAATTGACATACTCGAGTCACCACATATTAGTGATGAGGAAGGTGACATAACTCTGCTAATAATTGTGAATTTGACCCAATGGACCTAGTTAACCCAGTCTTGCACCTCAAAATGAAATTCCCAGGCATACGAATGTTTAGAGATGCTGCTAAAGAGTACAATCTTAGGAGGGGCAAGAAAATTAGGTttaaaaggaataaaagaagAGAGTGTATTGTGGTGTGTAGGGATGAAAAGTATCGGTATCGAGTGTATGCAAGGCATATGCCTGATGAACAATCATTTCAGATTAGATCTACACACCCTAAACATTTGTATGGTAGGAAATACAAGAACTCCATTGTGAACTCAACTTGGATAGCCAACAAATTGATTGAAAAGTTTAGAATTCAGCCCAACATGCCCTTGAATGTCATACAACATGAAGTGaaggaaaaatggaaagtgGATGTAACTCCAAGTATGATGTATAGGACAATTAACATTATGGTAAACTTGAACAATATGGGAGGCTATGGGATTATTGTGAAACATTGATAAGGACTAATAAGGGAAGCTGTGTGATGATGAAGGTGGATAGACCAAACCCTAGTGTGCTTCCAAAATTTGGAAGACTATATCTTTCTCTGGCTGCAATGAAGAAGGGGTTTTTGGAGGGTTATAGGCCTGTTATAGGGGTGGATGGATGCTTCTTGAAAGGGCCATTAAAGGGTCAACTCTTAGCTACAGTTGGAAGGGATGTGAATAACACTACGTATGCAATTGCCTTTGCTATTGTTGAAGCTAAGACCAAAGACTCTTGGATATGATTTTTAGAAACCCTTGTGTTTGATCTTGGAGTACACGAGCGGCATACTAGACCAACATTCATTTCCGATAGACAAAAAATGAGTTATATTACATTTAATTTTGTACAATCATTTTATGTAACACttacttaatattttatttgtaatttaaatttttatgcattATGACTTTCTTTTGTAGGGTCTCATGCCAGCTTTAGAGGTTGTGCTTCCAATGGCGGATCATAGAATTTGTGTTAGGCATATATATGCCAACTTCAAAGACTTAGGGGGCACAAAGGATTGGCCTTGAAGGAGAAGTTGTGGGTTGTAGCATCTGCATACACTGAATATGATTTTACTGCTCATATAAAAGAGTTGAAGAAACTGAGCAAGGATGCCTATGAAAACTTGAGTAAGATTGACCCTAGCGGGTGGTCTAGGGCATGGTTTAATGAATATCCAAGGTGTGACCTACGGGTGAACAATATATGTGAGTGTTACAACTCATACATCCTCAAGACTCGTGACAAGTCTATTTTGACATTGTTGGAGATGATAAGGAAAAAGCCGATGAAGAGGTATTAGGCTAAAAGGGAAGGGCTTGAGAAATTGACTGGTCGGTTGTGCCATAGAATTGTGCAAAAGATGGAGGCAATTGGTTTAGAAGCAAGGGACTGCATTAAAAACTATGCTGGTGATGGTATGTATGAGGTTATTGCTCCTAACAGCAAACAGTATGTGCTGGACCTGCGTAGAAGAATATGTGGTTGCAGGCAATGGGAAATCACTAGAATCCCATGTCCCCATTCCTTTGATGCTGTACTTTATGATTGTGGGAATCCAGAGGACTATGTAGATGAATACTACACATTAGAGAGGTACAAAAAGGCATATGCTCCAATTATTTACCCAATGCCTAGTAAAGAGCAGTGGATAAAAACCACTCATGATCCTTTGGAACCACCTAAATTTAGAGTGGCCTTTAGGAAACCCAAGAAGTTAAAGGGAGGGCTCCTGATGAAAGCAGGGACCCCAAAAATCCAAATTGAATGAGGAAATTTGGAGCAAGGATGAGATGTGATAATTGTACTGGTTTGGGTCACAATAAGAGGAGCTGTCCATTGAATAGGAGTACAACAAATAATGTTAGGGGACTAGCTACAACAGTTGAGCTTACTACCCTACCTGCAGCAAGTGTGAGTTTTACTGTACTCCCTTCATTTGTCCATAATATTCCAAATGGTTTTAACTGGCTGCTTGTGGACTTTGTATGAATatatcaatattttgttttgttttgttttgctttttgtttttgtttttatttttatttttttttctagtcaCAAAGTGTTGGTTCCAATACTCATATATAAGTATCAAAAGCAAACAAAGAGTTATGTGCAAGGTACTTATATATGTGTACTTGtgtgacattttttaattattatagtGGTGCTGTAGCTGTAGTCAACGGTCATCAAGTGCATTTATTACAATTTACTgacaatttttacattttttgttaacaaaaagCTTAGACAAGGAAAGGTAGTGGCAGTGGTGGTCCATAGTCATCAAGTGTAATAAAGGTACTtaacctcttttcttttttttttacccactTTCACATCAATGCAGCGtacattaatttatattattttgtttatattgttAGGAAGAATAAGGACATGAACAACAAGAATACTGCATCTGGATCAGCTGGTGGACCACGGGCATGCACTATACTGAAGGTACTTAACTATATACTTAACAATATCTATTTTGTTATAGACTAATAACCTAAAATATAAGCGTTTACTAACATTTGtatcatttgttttgtttaaggAAGAGTAAGGGAAAATTCAGCCTGCACATACTCCACATACAATAGATGGCCCAATCTTGTTGATGAAAGAGAACACGCACCTAAACTTGGATTTGCTGATGATAGAGGAGTAACACCTCCACTTGGATTTGGTGATGACAGAGGAGTAATTCCTCCACCTGGATTTGGTTCTGACAAAGAACTCTCCCCTTTGGACCTGGTGTAAGAATTATCTTATCTCCAACATGGGCCAGGATGGCTGgcacataagagaaaaattcCTGTAATGGTCACAGGGGGTCCTGCAACAAGGACTCGTTATTCGGATCAGATTAGAGGTATTTATCGTAGTACTCCTATAATAAACACTCATTGACCTTACTGAAGAGGGCCCTACTGCAAGTGAACCTTCAAAAGAGAAGGCCTAAAACTAGGGGTGGATTTGCATGTAAAGGTGTTACAGTGAGAGGTGGTGCAGTCTAGGGTGGTGACGGCAAGAGTGGTGCAGTTAGAGGTGGTGCAGGCAGAGGTGTTGTATTGAAAGGTGTTGCAAGTAGAGATGCTGCAGCTGCATCTGGAACTGTTGCCAAATTGAAAGGAAAACGTATTGTGAGAACAATACAGAAGGGAATTGAAATTATGGAAGCTAAGAGAAAACAGTTGAACTAGAGTGGAAGCCCTAATGTCATGGACATGCAGgcttatgtttttattttttatttattttttatgtaatgtgtataaagaaatattttttatggaaGTTGGTGCAGTGTATGGACATATTTTGTATGGAATTTGTTAATGTGTATGGAAATTAAGTTGTATGGACATATagcttatttttattaattttcttatttgtcTCAGAAATGTGAGCTACTTTATGGGTTTTATGTATGTTGCTTCTCTGAAAAGAATGGAGAAATCATAATCTGTTTGGTTCTTTGCGGGGAACGAATGATTGAATAATGCAATGGATAATGAAGATTCTCCAGGGTATTACTCTTGAACTTGATCTCTTTCTGCTAGGCTGCTTTGACAGTAGCATTGATGTATCTGatgatcaatttttgtttttgaattacGGTGCTTGTAACCTTGTAAAACACTGAATCCATAAAGTAAATCAAGTTATGAATGTGTAGGTAGCATTTCCTATTATTATGCTTAAACACATATCTATACTCAATTCATGTTAACATAAACCTTAAACACACATTGATATAGCAACTAATAACTTCATTACAAATAATAAACTTCATAGAGTACACTATAAGTTTTGTTAAAAACTACACTACAACCACATTGTGCTCCCAAAATTACACAAGCACAAAAACCCACATTGTGCTCCCAAAATTAATTACACATAAAAAAAACCACAATATGATCCCAAAATTACAGACACTTTAGTTCAACTTCATATGGCCAACTTTGTATTCATACGGACTACTTGGAGtgtatccaaaaaaaaaaaaaaaaaaaaaaatggcacttACACAAATTATCCAGGAGCACACAAGAATTGTTTGGTAATTCTTCTTCACTTCATGGAGTTTGATCTCCCCAATCTCTACTTCCTTACTATACTGAGCAATTTCTTTCTCCATTTCTACATTCAGACGCATATTTTCTTTCATCATTTCTATCTTCACCTTCCTGACTTCAACTTTAGCCATGTTTTCACACTGTTTTGCTTCTGACAACAAGTTTGTGTGTCTTCGCCATAACCAACTTGCAACCCTTTTACCATTGTCCAATAACTTAGGATCAATCCATTCAAAGAAACCACAGTCTCGGTTAATCTGTAAAGTAGTAAATAAATATTAGTCACCATTTTCCAGATGGGGCTATGATAAAGGTGTGGAACATATTCTGAAATTATTTTCTAGATTTGGCCGGAAACAGGAACCAATGTGATGGGTGGAAATCAGCCTACATGTTTTTTGACCAGTGAAAACCTGTAGTACCAacacccaaaaaattaaaatttggaaaataaatttCCGAACCAGTAAAAAAACTCTAACAAACTTATGgtggaaacaaaaataaaagaaataaggaGTTTCGTGGTTGTGAAAACAATCCAAACCAAAtgctaaaaaacaaaattaaaaattgaactCCAGAATCTAATAATTTGCATTAGCCtattagctctgataccatgtaagaACTCATAATGTGATGAGTATAGAATGCAGAACAATAataaacaagagaaagagataAGATAATTAAGGTgacatccacacactaaagcTCTATAGGCTACATCTTGCCTTTATTGAGTAATTTGATAGTACATAGAAAGCCTCAATATATAGAATCCAAAGGGAGAGAGACTTTCATACATAAGCAATGTGGGAAAAACCTacatattctctaacaaaaaTCACCAAGAAACACAATAAGTACTACTTGGAATATATGTcccctattattattattactatattattattgttattattattattattctttgtGACTCTTCCATATCTCAGCCATCTTGGCTAGTCATTTTGTTGATGACCCATCTTGGCTCAAAGCCCTTTCAGCTgcattctttatttctttcattttactCTTTAGCAATATTCCTTTTAATCCCTCAATTACCTCTCTTGCATAGTTTACAATATCTTTGTGTCCCACCAGGCCTTTGTCATTGACTTTGACCCTCAAAGCAACCTTTAAATCATCAGCTAGTAGTACAGAGTTCATCCTTTGCTCTGCATAGAGTGGCCATGCAATCAACGGCATGCTGTGCACAATGCTCTCCAGGGTTGAATTCCACCCACAGTGGCTCAGGAACCCCCTGGTCGAGGTATGCTTTAGGATCTGTACTTGAGGTGCCCAAGTGGGCACCACTAGACCCAACCCTTTTGTCCTCTCCAAGAACCCGTCCGGTAGAAAAGCAAAAGGATCATTTGCGCTTTGTCCGCTGAAGTAAACGACATTCGCAGCTTTCTCATTTGGGCTCCTAACAACCCATAGAAATCTCTGCCCACTCATTTCAAGTCCTAAGGCCAATTCATGTAGCTGCTCATGTGAAAGCGTCCCATCGCTACCAAATGAAACGAATAACACTAAATTATTTGGCTGCTTATCCAACCACCTTAAACACTTGAAACCTTCAATCCTATAGTCTGAACCAAATTGAACAAGCGGTCCAACTAGGTAAACAGGTGGCCAGCCCTCTTTTCCTTCCATCAAAGCTTCAAAACAACCTGATTCCAAATCCAGAATAACCATAATTCCAGCAGCAAGAGGGTATCGTTTGGCTATTTGTAGAATCCCTTTATAGACCTCATTCTTTCTATCTTGAAACGCGTCTGCCAGATCGTACCCATGCATCGGCCCACAACCGGGTAATTTGACCGGTTCAGGCAAGTCTCTGTACTCACAAGTGTATGTTTGATCGAGCTCTGGTATGGAAAAGATCAACGACAAGGCCATTGCGgttgaagggaaaaaaaatgtaggaAGAAACACCTAATTCTTTATCCACATCAAACACCTTCGTACCAAATAAATCAACCACCGAGGCCACTAGCCGAGTTGACTCGGCTAATACCTTGAAAGAGTGTCGTAGGGCAGGGAGGGACCGAGTCAAGGTGAGTGCGATCCGAGTCTCGGCCAAAATGTCCACGGGGAGGTCGTCAAGGCTTACGGGAGGAAGAAATATAGAGGATATGGAGTTGGGTAGGGCTTCAAGAATGGCTTTTTGAGGTTTCAGGGGTGAACTATCTGTGGGGATGAGTATGGTGACCAGGAAGTGGTGGACGACGAGTCGTTTTGCGAGCTCAATGAGTGGGATGAGATGGCCAATCCCTGGAGTGGGCACAATGGCTACGTGGGGTACTGTTTCTTGTTGGGTGTGTTGCTCGGTGGCCATGGTTTAGtcgtgataagtgctaaaatattcatattttcagcccttaacttgcatgttttaatcctttggttttagttaattatgccattttaattcctttttgtgtttttcatacttttgcaggcttttggaagaaaatgaagtaaatctagacgatttgggctcaaagagagaagatgggaagaattggagctccctgataCTGCGATAGATCACAgggtacctacgatcgagcgcagtacccgagaagattaaaaacaaatcaggccaggagcgatcgagcgcatgccagaagaggatcgatcgcagacctgcgatcgagcgcacacgggttgcgatcgatcacacccgtgCGCAGAAGACACATCAAGCGGTGGCCAGAATGtcctctttccatattagggttttacaactcccaattgtaataggtctcaaaaccctacgaaatccctaggtttactactttgccaaggacttctaaaacctataaatagacccttaagcttctagaatagatatgctttgtaaggagaagaaaatgagctcttgaagttcaagtctcagatttattcttttcttttcttttctttcttttatgaagatgtttaacatcaactctatgtgtagctaatttatttagtagggctagattgaagccttagttatatttaattaatatttcaatattggcgcctttgtgatgatcttgttgtgctatttaacttgattaatacctgcttgcatgaattcctcatatgtgtgtgcctggtcaacatatgcatgtggtatggactagttagttagatcaatttggataaccgagtcctgggtttaacataagtaacaaaagaatccacaccgtgattcttgggttaattaacatggggaaccaggagtatacacccatgccctaggcctcctgtgtttgtcgatttccatagaacatatgcatttctaaagaacaacttagtatataccatgctaaatcctttaggcaagaaaagagttagagtatacacccatgcctaactcgttgcttaggaaaatctatagcttaaggagtatacacccatgcccttagcttgacaaacattagatatgcataacatgatcaaagcattggcatattgttatattagctgaacaaaattagtggtggatatcaaagctctacctttttatcattatcaactcaatcaatctttgttttacttaaggaatttatttttaaacgaaaattcagcaatcctcgtggaatAATCCTGTACTTgtaccatatactactatgttgaccttgtgcacttgcaggtaaaacatacaattatttacctattaatttaggtagatattttgcacaacaagtcGTTCAATGAGAGTATGGACAAAGGGTTTTTGTAGGAAATGTAGAGAGACTTAGCGAAGGAAAGAAGTAAATATATAGAGGGATGAGAGGGGAGTGAATGTGATGCAGCGtaacttagtgggctgcagtgaagaacatcaataagcagcggataaataacttcagatctagattctatcaaagatctaagaattcttcttgacaaaactagatactctttaggttttgaaggaaaagaggaataaactcaactctgagtattctcattaa
This genomic interval from Corylus avellana chromosome ca3, CavTom2PMs-1.0 contains the following:
- the LOC132174284 gene encoding uncharacterized protein LOC132174284, translating into MYFREPDKILVGSLHLITSDDDVMYMVDYHTRHFIVHLYIVCFGDGQGDKVESEEDDDEEEVRVDFNDPWWKDKVSDDEDLFNVDVDLDDNRAETSGAAQSGDGDVDCDNENEGDEEDESDDEAHPSSDGVRSKSGSKKKGTFEALEDDDTNSEMGRIDILESPHISDEEGIRMFRDAAKEYNLRRGKKIRFKRNKRRECIVVCRDEKYRYRVYARHMPDEQSFQIRSTHPKHLYGRKYKNSIVNSTWIANKLIEKFRIQPNMPLNVIQHEVKEKWKVDVTPSMMYRTINIMVDRPNPSVLPKFGRLYLSLAAMKKGFLEGYRPVIGVDGCFLKGPLKGQLLATVGRDVNNTTYAIAFAIVEAKTKDSWI